From Vitis vinifera cultivar Pinot Noir 40024 chromosome 14, ASM3070453v1, a single genomic window includes:
- the LOC100254770 gene encoding putative germin-like protein 2-1: MKKMVVNTLASIPLLAMSFFLAFASDPSPLQDFCVAVNDTKTTVFVNGKVCKDPKVATPNDFFFSGLRVPGNTSNKVGSMVTPANVAQIPGLNTLGISLARVDYAPYGLNPPHTHPRATEILTVLEGTLYVGFVTSNPDNRLISKVLYKGDVFVFPEGLIHFQLNVGKTKAVAIAALSSQNPGVITIANAVFGSKPAISADVLTKAFQVDKKVVDYLQSQF; encoded by the exons ATGAAGAAGATGGTCGTTAACACCCTCGCATCCATTCCACTCTTGGCTATGTCATTTTTCCTTGCCTTTGCCTCCGATCCTAGTCCTCTTCAGGACTTTTGTGTGGCTGTCAATGACACAAAGACCACTG TGTTTGTTAATGGGAAAGTCTGCAAGGATCCAAAGGTTGCGACACCAAATGATTTCTTCTTTTCAGGGCTTCGGGTTCCTGGAAATACCTCAAACAAAGTTGGGTCAATGGTCACACCGGCAAATGTGGCTCAGATACCCGGACTCAACACCCTTGGCATTTCCCTAGCTCGTGTTGATTATGCCCCATATGGTCTCAATCCTCCCCACACCCACCCCCGCGCCACAGAGATACTGACCGTCCTGGAGGGAACACTTTATGTAGGCTTCGTGACCTCTAATCCTGACAACCGCCTCATCTCCAAGGTCCTTTACAAAGGAGACGTTTTCGTCTTCCCAGAGGGTCTCATTCACTTCCAGCTCAATGTGGGAAAAACAAAAGCAGTCGCCATTGCTGCATTGAGTAGCCAGAACCCTGGCGTGATCACCATTGCCAATGCGGTATTTGGCTCAAAGCCAGCAATTTCAGCTGATGTTCTTACAAAGGCCTTCCAAGTGGACAAGAAGGTGGTTGACTATCTTCAATCTCAGTTCTAG